From the Bombus affinis isolate iyBomAffi1 chromosome 4, iyBomAffi1.2, whole genome shotgun sequence genome, the window TCATGCAACGTCGAAACAGCGCGAACAGCGTAAACCAGATCGCTACACAACGGGAAAGGTATTTTGTTCGcatttttttcatctttttttttttattttttcccttGTTTTCAAATAAAGAAAGCCCCGAATATTCCGGCTATCAATTCAGTCTGGGATCAATTTACAGAGTGTACGCGGGTGTTTCGGTCAGCGAAACGCCGGTCCCAATTCGCGCGAGCTATTTTTGCACGCTGCGGTCTGCGCAGTCTACCTGCCCGCGTAAATATACAAGCAGCGGCCGTGCTGCAATTTTGAAGCCTGTCGCGCATAAATAAAGTGAACTCGAGCGTGGAAATTAATTAGCGTGCCGACCAAGGGGCAAAGTATAGGGAAAATTCACCGGCATCGCCATTTAATTGACAAACAAATTTCATTAGCGCGTGCAAGCTACGCGTGTAAGCCCTTTCCGTCTAATTAGTACTAGTTTATTGAACGTTGACCGTGCTGTTACAATTTTCCGTGCTTTAATCTTGTGAATGTAATATCaacttttcaatttctttttgttACTTTACTCTTCCTTTCGATTTTTAACTTTACGTATGTCGAATTACAAAAAGAACGATGATTTCGATATCGAGAGATCTGACTGCAGGCTAGAATCTTATTGCGAACGAAATTTAGGTAAATTCCTAACTTTTcgcaaaataaaaattaaaaaaatgtattatatatgtacatgtctTTCAAATCTTGCCTAAATCAAAGTGCGAAATTACGTTTAATTATGTATTTCTAGAGAGTTTAGGATCCGACGATATTTCTCACTGATCGAATTAAGAGAAATTCCGTTGGAGCTCGTTCGCGTCGACGAATGACGAGCAGTGATCGATTGTGAAACCACGGACCAGTTAAAGGGGACAGTCGGGGACATATGGAAGATTGTTGCAAAAGTATACGGCGTCAGGGTGTACATATAACGCCTTCAAATTACAGACTGGCCAAGGACCATCCATCACAACTGGGCCCATGGGACTTACGGTCTTTGCGCACCGCCCCAACGTTTAAGTCGTTAGCAATTTCCTGCACGGGACTATTTTCGGCCCCAAATTCCATATGGCCCGATAATATCCGATAATACGGTCCGACCAGGCAGATTGGAATGGAGGGGATGTTCGTTTTGTCTCGCCGATAGTCGTGTCCGGTCGTATTACCCATACGAAACCCCCACTTTTGTTGAAATTTCACGTCCGTTCGAACTGTATCTTTATACATTGTCGACTGACCGTTTCGCTACGATCGAGAATGGCGAGTCGCCTCCAATAACAGTAATCTCCACTGGAAACGCCTTTGTTTAAGTAATTCGACTCTAAAGATTGTAAGCTATCTCGTAAGCTTCCCTTTACGGACACGCTTCGCTTCTAATTTCCTATTACCTTCGACGAATGGAGAAATGGAATTTTCGCTGGCCGAATACGAACGAGTTCTCGATGAGGTGTTCGTATAGTTAGGAGATTACATTCGATAATTTAATTTTGTTGGCGAAAGTATTCTTTTAATAAGAAATTGTATCGGTATAATCGGAATTATTTGTTACCCTACTctgatattttaaatacaaacgATAGTGCTTTAATATTGTAGAATTCTAATAGTAAGATATCTTTAATATCGCTTTTTAcggtaatatttttataaatactttgTCCCGTTTCTTCCGATTTAAATATTGTATGTAAAAATGCAATAACATTTTCGAATAATATGCTTCTTTTTCGAGTTGTGCGAATTTATCGGTATAGCAGATTTCATTGCTGTAGATAGTACCGGGAAACATCACTAGGTGGCAGTAGCGCACAGAACTCGAACGCTCCTCCGATAATATCTTACAAATACTATTCGTACATAGTGTATTACCTTCTATACGTCTTCTAGATAAAAGATTCGACACAGAAACAAAGACGATTTGTACACAAACTACCATCGAAGCTATCCAATTGAACGAGAAAAATCACTACGATAATAAACTATCGACTGACGCGAATCATTTCGCTCCGTCGTGCGTTCATTTCGAAGAAAAAAAATTGCCGGCATTTCGGTGTATCGACGAGGATCCTGCTCCCCAATGCCTGATCGAGGAAACCCTCGCCAGAGGGACTGAGGTATGCAAAgagtatgtatattaaaatattgcaaAATTCTCGAACAAAAATTCGAACGATCCGTCGGAACTTCCAATCGTGTGTTATTGAATTTGAAGTATTTAAACATTCAAAATTGATATCAGTTTTCGTTATATAGATTGCTTCTCGGAGACTCTTCGTTTATACATCCACTCAAATAAgatttttgttttcaatttATACTCAATTTATAGGTTTGGCAAGTATGTGAAAGGCTCGCCATTTTTAAATACACACACGTAGTACGGTATTCGTCTTGCACGGGTAACAAGTTGAACAaaagggaaaaataaaaaagaaaaaatacatctCCAATGTATAAGAGTTTCCGTAAAATCCACTCGACTATTCAATTCAAATTTCGACGGAAAACAAACAACGACTTTTCCACAATATCAGCCGGCGTACCTAATGtaaattttccttttttgcCGGAATGAAATATCCACGTCGAATCGAATCAGCGCATCGAGCAGCGGACAAAGGGGAAAATATCGTCAAACAAGGAGGCCGGGTGAGTTTATAGAGAATATATAAAAGCGGTCTGTTTCCttcattttttctctttttttttttttttcatttttttgtcGAAAAAGTCTGACGATTTTTCCAGCCAGCCAGAAATTCAAGGGAAATTCGATCGCGCGAAAATATGCCAAAATTAATCGTAGCCGTggattaatgaaatttttcttcAAACTCGTATCTACTTATACAGGGTGTAACAAACGTATTTGCAcgacaaaattgaaatttctgGAAGCTAGAACCAAAGAGTGAAGGATctctaatatttaaatatttggccTGTTAATCTTCGAGTATTTTTGAAATAGCAATAAGATTTCAATATCGATTTCCGTGTCtcgttaaattttattaatcctAAATTTGCCCATTAGATACCAGACGATCATATCGGAGCTGGAAGCGAAGCTCACTCGAACGAAGGAAGACCTGGAAGTGGCTTTGAAGGCGAAACCAATCGCGAAAGAGAAGTATAAAAAGTAAAGATACATACGAAACATTCTATTTGTATAAACGATAACGTAATTAAAAAGCGTGTTGCTTAAATCGACTTCTTGTCCAACACAGATTGTTAGAAAACGCGAAGGCAGAAGCACGTAAAGAGAATGAGATGTTGCAAGAAAACATCGTACGTATTTGTACCTCTGTTTTGGAAAATTTTGGTCCCCGTACTGTAGATCAGAGAAGAAGTAGTAATTATCAAATTATATCTCGTAGAAAGTTAAAGTGTCACGAGAGGATTGCGAGTAAATTACGTAAGAAGGTATATATATTAGAATAACAGAGTATTTTCGAAACGAAGACAGCGATGTCACGTGCTTCGCTTTTATCAGTTGCACACGACAGTGGCGAGAATGAACAAATTGAAACGAGAATTAGCCGTGACTCGTAGGAAGCTAAAAAGTAAATGCGAGGAGCACGAGTCGATCAGCGAATGCTTCGACCAGCTGAAGCAAGAAATGGAGGCAACCGAAACGAATTTGAACAATCTAATAAGCGAAAATCTTTCCTTAAAGAGGAAGATAGATGACACGCGGGACTGGTTGCAGCACACCACGGGGAAGGAACACCATAGGGGGAATTCTCGAGACGCGTGTAAGAACAGAGAACTGGCAAATCTGAAGAAAAAAGTGGAGGAGGATTCGGCGACCATTACTCACCTTAAAAACAAGTATTTGAAATTTGCTTAATGAGAAAGAAGTTGTTGGTATTCCGAATTGGCTACAAATTTTATTAGTAATCTTCCTTTTTAATaaactaataaaataatttagacTAGTACGATTGGAGTCGGCGAACGCCAACAAGGGATTTTTACTGAACAGTTACAAAAGTCAGCTGACAGAGTTGACTAAAGAGAAGAATCAATTGGTATCTCAAATGAGCAGCTTGGAGAACGAAGTCAGCAATGTTCGAAACAGTAACTCACAATTAAAAGCAAAGGTATGTATTTCTAAAAGAAATTCTAAAGAAAATACTTTGATAAGCTTAATAATATATGCATAATATGTGTAATATAGTTTAGAATACTTTAATAAagctaattaatttattttattagatttccgttttaaataatgaaaaggATAAACTACTATCAGACAATGAAAAATCGAAGGCGGACTTAAGGGGAAAGGTAAAAAGATTCGTACTACATAGTTTGGTAATTTTTGAGTAAATAAAAGTTGTATCTGATTGGTCAGATGGAAACGCAATGTGCGAAAAAATGTGGCGAGACAGTGCAACAGGAGATTGAAGTTGTTAAAGCTAAATACGAGGAGACTATTAAGTCCACGAAAATGAAGTTGCTGGTTACTAAAACTCAGAATATCGAATACTTAAACGCCATCAAGGTACATATAATGCTGTTACACatactttttatattaattgtttaatttcCGAAATTTCGTACGTTGCGAACAGGTTTTCccataaattaattaatcagttgtatcaataatataattgattaattataaaatgaaatactattattattttttaaattataaaactcTTGATAAGATGTTGCTTGAAATTAGGAATTTTTGAGAAAACTCTACGAACTCCAAGGAGATAGTGAAACGCAAAAGTTTTCGAACGAAAATGAGGCAAGCGAAAGAGAAACTCAAGAAACTATCTGTAATATTTTGAATATGACACCGGATGAATTGTCTGGCTTTATTAATGGAAAGACTAAAAATTCGGTAATCTATTGCTAAAAATTAATAGTTCGAACCGTTAAATGATGTTAAACAAAGATGAATCGTTATAGATTAACCTGTGGATGGTCGAATTAAATCGTATAATCGCGACAAATCAATTCTCTAAAGATCTATCGAAGTTTCTATTGAAAAAGATAACGAAGAAAACAAAGACGTAACAAAGGATCAGAGAAATTTGGGGTTCCACGTGTTCTTTTCAAAATCCTTTCGCTATATATTAATAAACAAAATGTACAATGCAATATTACTTCagatataattttcaaataaatacagttcGCCCTTTCTGAAAATTCCGTCTATATCGCAATATAAAAATCGACTGGAAACCATCACCAACCCTCGTGATACCTACTTTGGCCTTTTAGGCCTAGGTCATCATGAATTTAATCTTTTAAAGCTTACACGCGACAATGAAGAACCAATACATAAATCCTTCTGAAAGAATTCTGTATTGAAAATGCTAATTGTACGTACTAAAGCAAACACCACAAGTGATGATCGTATGAATAACGATAAATAAGTATGAAAAGTAACGGAGAATCCGTAAATCACAATACGCATGATCATACAATTACTTTGAAAGATCTATCCCATGTCTAACTTCGACTAAAACAGCATCCAGTATCGATGCTTGCTTAGAATATTCAGATCTATTTAAATTGCCTATCAAGATTCAATAGAGAAAGACAGTGATGCGTCAAAGCGAACGGTGTCCAAAATCCTTTTCAAAAATCCGCTACTAAATTGTGAAAAAGAGAATTCATTCGGTGATCAATTGTCGCTCTGTAGCTCGCTCGATCCAGTCGCATCCGGTGCCTTCTGCAACTGTGCGCTCTGGAATCTCTCGTATCCGTTAGTCTCCCCAAAGATCTTCCTTCCAGGGATTCTCTCGTCGTCCTTCACGCTCACTTCTGTCGCGATCTGCACTGGCCAAGGCAATTTGCCCTCGTTTCTCATCGAAATCTGATTAGCTAATTTCCTCTCGTTATTCTGATCATACGGATCGTTGTTTCGAAAGGTGTCCAGCGTCACTTTGCGACGACCCTCGTCTTCGGGATAAGGATAAGGCCTCTCGACGAAGCTCGACCTTTTCGAATAGTTGTCATAACCATCGTAAAGGTTTCTATATCGATATCTACTAGGGTCAACGTTCCCTGGAATACGTTTGTAGCTTCCATCCCTAGAAACTGGCGTTCTAGTTCCATCATAGGGTCTAGGATAATTTCTCAGATCCACAGGCTTTCTTACTATTTCCGGCAAGGTGGCATAATAGATGATCCTTTTGGGTTTGGGCGTGGGTCTACTACGACCATATAGATCCAAGTCCTCGTCTCTGTACCGATCGTAATAATAAGAATAATCGTTGGGAACGCGCATGTAATAGTCTCTTTCCATCCTGTAACGATCCGGGTAATAGTAACTGTACCCACGGCGGTAAGATAAAGGATCGTAGTCTCGATCCCTGATAGCGCTTCTGTACCACGGGACGTCATAGTCGTCGTATCCTCTCGTAACTGGCATATCTCGTGCTTCTCGTTGTTCGTAACTTCTCCTGTGCTGGCTGGTCACGAAATCGGCTCTTGGAGCGTGGTAACCTCTTGCGTTTGCTAATTCTTCGCCGTCTGCCGTTTGGTGCATTGTCTGGTCCAGGTTACTTCTGTAGGGAAACTCTATAGACAATGGTTGAGTGGACCAATTTTCTGCGGAGCTTAGACGTACTTCTCGGACGTTCTTATTGCTCGATATTTGTTCCAGCCTCGTCTCGTTCTCTGTATCGCGACGAACCCTCGACACGGTCTCCGTTGCTTCATCCGCAGTAGCCTTCGTCGAATCTTTGTCTTCTTCTGGACGGAGGACAGTCATCGCTAGGCCCGCTTTAAATATCTTGTCCCGGTGCTCTGCGTTATTCGTTTCGCCACGACTTTCGTATCGGTCGTAGGGCTCTTCGAACGTAGGTTCGAATCGATCAAGGTATTTCTGGTTGAACACAGAGTGTGGTTTGGATGTTGCAACAGTGTTGGATTCGATAAATTTCGATTGGTCGGCTTTTAGGTTACTTTGAGCGGTTTCgaagggattgagatgaccaaccccgctcacgctgcgaacttcgaacgcggaagagtcgagccgtggccatgatgggttattccaggaatcggtcgcgtatggcaggatctgccatgctttaccgatcccagccgcgtcgatttccgtcaacaggcacagtaacggagatatttggaacagaagcagccgcatattcgtctatctgaaattaaagagatgatttcatgtagaagatacaaattcgttccctgatattgaaatgccgaacacgaggaaaatgagacatgcaaatgacaaagtcgatgatcaataggaagatgacataaacaattgtagattgcaaagaaaattttgaaaaatgatacgtgttctaataatagaatataaatgataaaaaggagaatgtaattgccattcttctatgtattttaatttatgagacgtaacttctgaatgacctgtaatagctttaaatacatttactgGAACTGGCCAAGCATAGAAAAAGGAGGCttaagagagaaaaaaagggaataGATGAAATCGTGAATTATCAGTCTAAATGAACCGTGAATGTCAACCTAAGCTTTCACCAAAACCCTAGTGAAACCATGAAAGCACCATGGCAGACGTTTAATGACCGTTCCGTCCGGTAAATCTACGCGCTCAGATGAAATCGTGTCCCCGACCGCGTCGTCGATTCCCCATAACAAATATAATTTCCCAGCCGTTTCCGCGGCATTATGCGCCGAGTTCCGGACTACGCGTAGATCCGGTAGCGCGATTGTTCACTCGACTACATTTACCATAGCATCCTCCCGCGAAATCGAACTAGAATTCGACTCGACACGCGTACGCGCGCAACCACTGAAAGTTCAACGCACCAGTACCGTCAGacgattcgaaacttgtgaatcatctgctaacgatacgtatccaccgtcaaaattttgcattgcaataatttttcataacgttgcaacgatcgctaattttcaatatacatgtatgatcgTAATAAAGAGTGTCTACTCTTCTTAGGCTGTtatttgtacaacattatacggaaatgtatgttttacgtgatatggcttCTCTCGACGCGTGGATCCATTGGGAAAACTGCTATATTTATGGTAACTTAATCGTTACAATAATATAAGAACACGTAAAACCGACTCAAAGTTGTAAAAACATGCTGATGTATATGCTTGATACAACTCAagtgtattatatacgtttgaagcatcaccgcccattactacaccatcaacatcaatcatgttctacaccacggtcattcttctgcaaaaaacgataattaaaagagaaagagaaagaagaattactgcacaaacttcgacaaccatgggacttccgtatacatatacaagaatgagatcaccgtgaaattgtcttatcttgttcttttaatcgcgaaaaatctgtccgtaagttcgtggaccgtgtcgaacagaacgctatatacgaggCAGGACGGGTTTTTGTCCGACTGTTGCACGGTTAAGAGCACGACGAGCAACACTGTTCGTGGCGATAAAATGAAGgtaaaaaaatgcaacgaggaaacaaaggatagaacgtcagacatagcggaacaaatcttcggcaggaagatcttctccgttaacatcgactccgcacagttacgctcgctcttttacagttagcctcgcggacctgtcttaatttgtaactacgtttcgggacatcctcaacacgttccccaacgcgtaggcttcatacgacaaattcaatgtcatagtggtttaagtcgtaatttcgaatgtttgaattcatttttactctCAAACATATCTTCCCTCTGGTTTTAGAACCGATTAAGTCGTAACTTTATTCTCTATCATTTCTGTTTCCACGGTTTGAATagatgtaatctatttttacggtaataaacacagaagattatttgatgaaaactggcaatggcctaacttacaccactatgattctcaaccctgttttccaaattgtgttatataatattttatgaaatgttggtgccatagaggatgaaacgatcttaggcgaatcaaacatcttattttcctttacgccattcaaattataaaatatgcaaactttttaacatttaactccgctgtctcattatgtcgattccgtcaactgtacgtatgctgatgaacagtagttaattgtcggtttcacgatgggatttcgaagaggaaattggataacggataggtgaggggctctgaagtaggataagaacgtaattgtaactcgacttttgatgattCATTGCCTAGCTAGCGATCGAGAGCGTGACTGGTGATGTAGGATACtgaggaaagttaattaaacttagcttcattacgtagagtaaataagatgtttgattgcagtagaaattgtcacatatttgataaatgttagatttctatatataagaaaaatgtataaaagatatgtaagagtataagactatttctaagaaaggtaaattatgggtttttcatcaaatgtttgaatcaaCTTTGTTAAAGCATTCCTTAATTTAACCATTTAGATGTTAACTATCGAGAAACCAGTCCAGTGTATCGTATATCTCATCATTTACATAGGAACAAAATCTCCACGTTCAGGTTgtacagttaattgaaattaaagggacacactgtaactctggcacaactgtccttattttcgcaactaattagcatttgtcccatttcattaaaactttttaacagccggtaaataaattgatggaatttCCTCAGTTCAATTTATGAGtaatgaaaatcaaaattgcttaaaagtaccattcctcgatatctccaaaaatatgtcatttctaaccgtataataatctataagcagagaaatgtcaatgaaaatttaaaacgaaaaagaggtaaatttacctgaattccagagcgtggccggctttcaaatgtcgttgactgttcagagttaccacgcttactacggtccgtgaactacggcttcccggtttaccccggcttcgtatctgcataccgtgtgctgttgtcgccgctaaaacacgctcacccctctactcgcggacttaactaccgttctcaattggtcgctgtttttaactgtagttcttgttccgaaagataggtaaatggcttcctctacgatctacgagccaacacaataaaagatgatcgtttaacgtagcttataggaacaggcagactacgggcacatttacgctccgatcgtgtgtagaacgctaaaagatagaattctgaaaactgtagaacaaacgagcgatagtattgctaaaaagacaagttaagagtacataaatatgtagtaagaggaaagaaaagaccttcaactgacaaacaagtaattgtgtctatcatcatttcgtcaatgcggttaaggatagttatatacatttatacattacattctaagagttacagttgcatgaaacaaaagagaaagtgatgggagcaacttatctgctcatttatcctctgcacgttcggagatgcgcattaacattatcataatcgctcaattgaattatgcttgtattagtatgttttatcttcttcgttaatacgtaagaagtacttcaatatcgaaataatctgtgaaatctaagttatataaaaatatatatactttcaatgtgattatcaatagtttagtttatttaattcaacatatgtatattttcatgaaaacaaaattttacgtcaaattttaacgagcaatagctttcgttttacatctCTATACGGTAATTTTcaggatgcaaaaagaaaaatagagagtctgatctgaaaatagaatgatcttgaataaattgtaaaggatataatagcgctgtcatgcgctatggtgcataaactagggtagaatcaaaagcgtagtagaatgtagattgttaacaaataaaaattaatctaggtgttattaaagaaatttgtttcaccttctaaactttttgatgattggtttactttgaatattttgcatatttttgcatatcacgagcattttgtacatttctatacattcaaattttctatgaatataaaatgatccgcactactatctacttcatagtgtaatctatacgtttaaaatgctccattagaagcttaaatctatcaaaatacagctcctagggaaatgtgaactttcacatgaacacataataacgattttctgattgaaacgtataggcaggtatatactagcataagccaccttcagCATTTGGctgcatggtgcagcactactgTCTCTGAGATATCCTATCcactttcggcatttggccgtatggtgcagcactagctttgtaacatagaaaaccataggtgtcagttcttatttcctctctgatatatgtttactttaatgtcacttattcaggcgcttgatatattgtcagaatgaaattttagtaatgtgcaagtaattgtgagtagattaataaagtataataagatattagattcatgtacatagcttcaagtgacatcaatctttatgtctagtatatacatgtgtattgatctataagtcagtgttaaaataacaaacaaatggcagaagaaggaaagaagatttccttcggttttgcgaaatctattaagaaacctgtgttaaaaaatgctattccacaagaaaaaaagaaagttgattacattgaatgccttgatgagaaaggtattaaagtaatagggtgagttcaaaaagtaaaatttttaatcaagaaatatataacctcaacctaacctataaaaatcaccaatagcggaatatatatatttgaaaacaatttttttatttcagtgaggaagaaaaaaaagatgaacctctaattattccattactaggttcaaaaacctggcatgatagaattgttaataaaatagatgcagacattttccttccgaaggcagataaggaaaaggtaggagacgctagtgttaacgaggcaaaatcaaagctatctaatggaaaaacatcgccaataatatcaataaagaaagagccagttgaagatagcgaaaataaagttgttactttagaagaacAAGCGGcgaaagaaatcattgaggatcTTAAAtcaaagaatgaacatgaaactaaaacaaatgatttaaccttacctttagtagaagatgaatcattaagaggcaaagaacaggtacgttatcaacatattgatgtgcaatgcacagatgtattacatttgcatattataaacatcgttttgtatttttcagtctacgttagaagattatgaaaaaattcctattgatgcttttggtgtagcaatgttgcggggaatgggatggcaaccaggaaagggaattggtagaaatgaaaagtatgaattttactctagattaaattaattatatgtgtttaatacatcacttattggaaagtaaacatagaacatcattttttatttcacaatcgtttattctaactattacagattagtagcagcagtcataccagaattacgaccaaaaggtatgggtcttggagcagacaaagtagcattgcagaagaaaaatacagattccaaaaaagaaaaggaagaagttaaaatcgagaaaggaacatttgtgaaaattatagctggaaaacaaagtaataattatggtcaaatagaaggattcgatgatgatgcaggaaggctcataataaaactagctcttggtggaaatataatatctgtaaatgaatttatggtacagccagtgactaaatcagaatattctaagaactcaaaagttctaagTTAGTATGAAGTATTAGTTTTTCgttaagggacttttaagaaaataaatttgaattggcatatacatataaagacataatcagacatgtagaaaaactaattcaagagtacctgtaagtgtgttgtttcatgcaattttttaaaggtcccttctatttttatacaaaatatgataaatgtagaggttttagcttTTAGTATTTTATgtggttaatttcagatacaaaaaagtatgaggaatataaggacaaggaatccaagggactccagcaaaagatggatagaaaaagatcaatgtcccctgaccccaAAGACAGTGAAGATggtgacaaaagtagtaataaaagaaagaaaatcggaagtacgatgcacaataagaacaagtatgataaagtgggggataaaaaatcagaaagacgaaaaaggcgctccgaatctaatgatgacagcgatagtgattctgaaaagaagagacggagagaaagaagtaactctaataggaacgattcttataaattaaaaagattgaaaaagtcaaagaaacataagaagcacgattgttcatctgaaagatcaagtaaaaaacataaaaagaaagacaaagaaagagaaaacgttagagataagaaacccagagattacgcagacagaaagaaacacaaaagacgagaaagatcaagatctcgatcatttagtaggcagtaatattttccaggaacgtattcggtcattttactttcaagataaattgtacaattttatttatacagattttataataaagtgtatttttacaaaatattatatttcttttcttacccttaactgaaaattacatttaattataatatgtaataatgtttacaattacatcaaagttaatgtcctaaactttatcaataattattaaaaatccccgcgtattgtttacgtaatgttgatatcgagtagtaacatacataacctcaaagaa encodes:
- the LOC126915245 gene encoding G-patch domain and KOW motifs-containing protein-like isoform X2; this encodes MAEEGKKISFGFAKSIKKPVLKNAIPQEKKKVDYIECLDEKGIKVIGEEEKKDEPLIIPLLGSKTWHDRIVNKIDADIFLPKADKEKVGDASVNEAKSKLSNGKTSPIISIKKEPVEDSENKVVTLEEQAAKEIIEDLKSKNEHETKTNDLTLPLVEDESLRGKEQSTLEDYEKIPIDAFGVAMLRGMGWQPGKGIGRNEKLVAAVIPELRPKGMGLGADKVALQKKNTDSKKEKEEVKIEKGTFVKIIAGKQSNNYGQIEGFDDDAGRLIIKLALGGNIISVNEFMVQPVTKSEYSKNSKVLNTKKYEEYKDKESKGLEQKMDRKRSMSPDPEDGEDGDKSSNKRKKIGSTMHNKNKYDKVGDKKSERRKRRSESNDDSDSDSEKKRRRERSNSNRNDSYKLKRLKKSKKHKKHDCSSERSSKKHKKKDKERENVRDKKPRDYADRKKHKRRERSRSRSFSRQ
- the LOC126915245 gene encoding G-patch domain and KOW motifs-containing protein-like isoform X5 → MAEEGKKISFGFAKSIKKPVLKNAIPQEKKKVDYIECLDEKGIKVIGEEEKKDEPLIIPLLGSKTWHDRIVNKIDADIFLPKADKEKVGDASVNEAKSKLSNGKTSPIISIKKEPVEDSENKVVTLEEQAAKEIIEDLKSKNEHETKTNDLTLPLVEDESLRGKEQSTLEDYEKIPIDAFGVAMLRGMGWQPGKGIGRNEKLVAAVIPELRPKGMGLGADKVALQKKNTDSKKEKEEVKIEKGTFVKIIAGKQNTKKYEEYKDKESKGLQQKMDRKRSMSPDPKDSEDGDKSSNKRKKIGSTMHNKNKYDKVGDKKSERRKRRSESNDDSDSDSEKKRRRERSNSNRNDSYKLKRLKKSKKHKKHDCSSERSSKKHKKKDKERENVRDKKPRDYADRKKHKRRERSRSRSFSRQ
- the LOC126915245 gene encoding G-patch domain and KOW motifs-containing protein-like isoform X9, with protein sequence MAEEGKKISFGFAKSIKKPVLKNAIPQEKKKVDYIECLDEKGIKVIGEEEKKDEPLIIPLLGSKTWHDRIVNKIDADIFLPKADKEKVGDASVNEAKSKLSNGKTSPIISIKKEPVEDSENKVVTLEEQAAKEIIEDLKSKNEHETKTNDLTLPLVEDESLRGKEQSTLEDYEKIPIDAFGVAMLRGMGWQPGKGIGRNEKLVAAVIPELRPKGMGLGADKVALQKKNTDSKKEKEEVKIEKGTFVKIIAGKQSNNYGQIEGFDDDAGRLIIKLALGGNIISIQKSMRNIRTRNPRDSSKRWIEKDQCPLTPKTVKMVTKVVIKERKSEVRCTIRTSMIKWGIKNQKDEKGAPNLMMTAIVILKRRDGEKEVTLIGMILIN
- the LOC126915245 gene encoding G-patch domain and KOW motifs-containing protein-like isoform X7 translates to MAEEGKKISFGFAKSIKKPVLKNAIPQEKKKVDYIECLDEKGIKVIGEEEKKDEPLIIPLLGSKTWHDRIVNKIDADIFLPKADKEKVGDASVNEAKSKLSNGKTSPIISIKKEPVEDSENKVVTLEEQAAKEIIEDLKSKNEHETKTNDLTLPLVEDESLRGKEQSTLEDYEKIPIDAFGVAMLRGMGWQPGKGIGRNEKLVAAVIPELRPKGMGLGADKVALQKKNTDSKKEKEEVKIEKGTFVKIIAGKQSNNYGQIEGFDDDAGRLIIKLALGGNIISVNEFMIQKSMRNIRTRNPRDSSKRWIEKDQCPLTPKTVKMVTKVVIKERKSEVRCTIRTSMIKWGIKNQKDEKGAPNLMMTAIVILKRRDGEKEVTLIGMILIN